The sequence below is a genomic window from Streptosporangium lutulentum.
GCTCGCGGTCGCCGCGGTGGTGATGACGCTGGTGCTCCCCCTGGCGGGACTCGTCATGTCGATCTTCGCCCTCGTCGCCTCGATCCGGGCGATCCGGACCCTGCGGTCCGTGACCAAGCCCGTGGGCATCGCGGTCACCGGCATCGTCCTGTCGGTGATCGCCCTGCTGATCTGCCTGTCGGTGACGGTCCTGCAGCTCTACTTCAGCAGCGAGCTGACCACCTACTCCGAGTGCCGGAGGGGCGCGGGCACCGTCACCTCCCAGAACGAGTGCGTGGACCAGCTCGAACGGGCGATGGAGACGAGACTGTCCCTCCCGGCCGGCACGATCCAGTTCCCCTTCCCTCCCTGAGCCCCTGAGCTCTCGGGTCCCTGAGCCCCTGAGCCCCTGAGCTCTCGGGCCCTTGAGTCCTCGGGCTCTCGGGCCCCTGAGTCCCTGATCCCCTGGGCTCTCGGGCCCTGAGCCGCCTCCCGCGCCCGGCGCCCGCCGGAGTGGCGAATCACACACGAGCGCCCCCGCCGCGGCTCGATGGAGTGCGACCACGGCGATCCGGCGCGGGCGTCCGCGATCCGGGAAATCACCCTGCCGGATGCGGGCTCGGACGTACGGCCACGGCCGTGTTCGTCGTAATCTGAAGTGACTCTGTCGTATGTCTGTGACAACCAAGGACGGTTCGGGTGTCCGACTCGTTTGTACATCTGCATGTTCACACTGAGTACTCCATGCTCGACGGAGCCGCCCGTTTGAAGCAGATGTTCAAACAGGTGGGTGATCTCGGCATGCCCGCCATCGCGATCACCGACCACGGCAACATGCACGGGGCCTACGACTTCTACAAGCAGGCCACCGGCGCCGGGATCAAGCCGATCATCGGCATCGAGGCCTACGTCGCCCCGGCCTCCAGGAACCAGAAGAAGCCGGTGCTCTGGGGTGAGCCCCACCAGAAGCGCGACGACGTCTCGGCGGGTGGCTACTACACCCACATGACGATCTGGGCGAAGAACGCCAAGGGCCTGAGCAACCTGATGAAGCTCTCCTCGCGCGCCTACACCGAGGGCTTCGTCCGCAAGTGGGCCCGGATGGACGCCGAGATCCTCGCTGAGCACTCCGAGGGCCTGATGGCCACGACCGGCTGCCCGTCGGGCGAGGTCCAGACCCGTCTGCGCCTCGGACAGTACGACGAGGCGGTCGCGGCGGCGGCGAAGTTCCAGGAGCTCTTCGGCAAGGACAACTACTACCTGGAGATCATGGACCACGGGCTCGACATCGAGCGCCGGGTCCGCGACGGCCTGACCCGCATCTCCAAAGAGCTGAACATCCCGCCGCTGGTCACCAACGACTCGCACTACACCTACGAGTCGGACGCGACCTCCCACGACGCGCTCCTGTGCATCCAGACCGGCAAGCAGCTCTCCGATCCCGACCGGTTCCGCTTCGACGGCAGCGGCTACTACATCAAGGACGCCGACGAGATGCGCGCGGTGGACTCCTCGGACCTGTGGGCCGAGGGCTGCCGCAACACGCTGCTGGTCGCCGAGAAGGTCGATCCGACCGGCATGTTCGGCTTCAAGAACCTGATGCCGACCTTCCCCATCCCCGAGGGGGACACCGAGGAGAGCTGGTTCCGCAAGGAGGTCTGGCGGGGCATGGAGCGCCGCTTCCCCGAGGGAGCCGACGAGGAGCACCGGGCGCAGGCCGAGTTCGAGATGAACGTCATCCTGCAGATGGGGTTCCCCTCCTACTTCCTCGTGGTCGCCGACTTCATCATGTGGGCGAAGAACAACGGCATCCGGGTCGGTCCCGGCCGTGGCTCGGCGGCCGGCTCGCTGGTCGCGTACGCGCTGGGCATCACCGACCTCGACCCGCTGCCGCACGGCCTGATCTTCGAACGGTTCCTCAATCCCGACCGCGTCTCCATGCCCGACGTCGACATCGACTTCGACGAACGTCGGCGCGGTGACGTGATCCGTTACGTGACGGAGAAGTACGGCGTGGACAAGGTCGCGATGATCGCGACCTTCGGCACCATCAAGGCGAAGGCCGCCATCAAGGACGCGGCCCGCGTCCTCGGTCATCCGTACGCGCTGGGCGACAAGGTCTCCAAGGCGTTCCCGCCCGCGGTGATGGGCAAGGACATCCCGCTGTCGGGCATCTTCGACAAGGACCACCCGCGCTTCAACGAGGCCGGTGAGCTGCGCAGGCTGTACGAGGAGGACGTCGACGTCAAGTCGGCGATGGACCTCGGCAGGGGCCTGGAGGGCCTGATCCGGCAGACCGGCGTGCACGCCGCCGGCGTCATCATGTCCTCGGAGGTGCTGACCGACTACATCCCGATCATGCGCCGCGACTCCGACGGTGTGATCATCACGCAGTTCGACTACCCGACCTGCGAGACGCTCGGCCTGCTCAAGATGGACTTCCTGGGCCTGCGCAACCTCACGATCATCGACGACTGCCTGAAGATGATCGAGGCCAACACCGGCAACGCGATCGACCTGCTCAAGCTCCCGCTGGACGACGCCAGGGCCTACGAACTCCTGGCCCGCGGCGACACCCTGGGCGTGTTCCAGGTCGACGGCGGCGGCATGCGATCACTGCTGCGGCTGATGAAGCCCGACAACTTCGAGGACATCTCGGCGGCGCTCGCGCTCTACCGGCCGGGTCCGATGGGCGCGAACTCCCACACCAACTACGCGCTGCGCAAGAACGGCCAGCAGGAGATCACCCCGATCCACTCCGAGCTGGAAGCGCCGCTCCAGGAGATCCTCGGCACGACCTACGGCCTGATCGTCTATCAGGAGCAGGTCATGGCCATCGCGCAGAAGGTCGCCGGGTTCTCCCTCGGCAAAGCCGACCTGCTCCGCCGCGCGATGGGCAAGAAGAAGAAGTCGGAGCTGGACAAGCAGTACGAGTCGTTCGAGCAGGGCATGAAGGACAACGGCTACTCCGCCGCCGCCATCAAGTCCCTCTGGGACATCCTGCTGCCCTTCTCCGACTACGCCTTCAACAAGGCGCACACCGCCGCCTACGGCCTGGTCTGCTACTGGACCGCCTACCTCAAGGCCAACTATCCCGCCGAGTACATGGCCGGTCTGCTGACCTCGGTCAAGGACGACAAGGACAAGTCGGCCCTCTACCTCAACGAGTGCCGGCGCATGGGCAT
It includes:
- the dnaE gene encoding DNA polymerase III subunit alpha, whose amino-acid sequence is MSDSFVHLHVHTEYSMLDGAARLKQMFKQVGDLGMPAIAITDHGNMHGAYDFYKQATGAGIKPIIGIEAYVAPASRNQKKPVLWGEPHQKRDDVSAGGYYTHMTIWAKNAKGLSNLMKLSSRAYTEGFVRKWARMDAEILAEHSEGLMATTGCPSGEVQTRLRLGQYDEAVAAAAKFQELFGKDNYYLEIMDHGLDIERRVRDGLTRISKELNIPPLVTNDSHYTYESDATSHDALLCIQTGKQLSDPDRFRFDGSGYYIKDADEMRAVDSSDLWAEGCRNTLLVAEKVDPTGMFGFKNLMPTFPIPEGDTEESWFRKEVWRGMERRFPEGADEEHRAQAEFEMNVILQMGFPSYFLVVADFIMWAKNNGIRVGPGRGSAAGSLVAYALGITDLDPLPHGLIFERFLNPDRVSMPDVDIDFDERRRGDVIRYVTEKYGVDKVAMIATFGTIKAKAAIKDAARVLGHPYALGDKVSKAFPPAVMGKDIPLSGIFDKDHPRFNEAGELRRLYEEDVDVKSAMDLGRGLEGLIRQTGVHAAGVIMSSEVLTDYIPIMRRDSDGVIITQFDYPTCETLGLLKMDFLGLRNLTIIDDCLKMIEANTGNAIDLLKLPLDDARAYELLARGDTLGVFQVDGGGMRSLLRLMKPDNFEDISAALALYRPGPMGANSHTNYALRKNGQQEITPIHSELEAPLQEILGTTYGLIVYQEQVMAIAQKVAGFSLGKADLLRRAMGKKKKSELDKQYESFEQGMKDNGYSAAAIKSLWDILLPFSDYAFNKAHTAAYGLVCYWTAYLKANYPAEYMAGLLTSVKDDKDKSALYLNECRRMGIKVLPPDVNDSDFDFTPRGTDVRFGLSAIRNVGGNVVDGILSARREKTRFADFKDFLNKVPMVVCNKRVIESLIKAGAFDSFGHVRKGLVMVHEQAVDNIIGIKKNEAQGQDSLFGAMEGTEDQTFDVQIPVGEWDKNTLLQFEREMLGLYVSDHPLFGVEHILASGADCSVAALQEENRPDGQIVTVGGILSGVQRKVTKKGDTWVLTTLEDLEGAIEVMIFPSAYQLCSTVLAEDAIVFVKGRLDKREDVGKIIAMEVTAPDLSREAGGALAVSLALTRATPPLIGRLKEVLTAHPGTTEVHLQVHNGSKTTVMRLDDRLRVSPSPSLMGDLKQLLGPACLGA